The following proteins are encoded in a genomic region of Coffea eugenioides isolate CCC68of chromosome 6, Ceug_1.0, whole genome shotgun sequence:
- the LOC113773431 gene encoding subtilisin-like protease SBT4.15, which yields MNSMSATVVLLVRSEHKSGLLDRLRCAAAIKSNSSFSDKAMAFSGLSTTFINGANDNERKTYIVYMGELLEEGISTVDEHHNLLQETIGNERIARESKIHSYGRSFNGFVARLLPHEAKSLSQKKGVVSVFPNTVQKLRTTRSWDFIGMPETVERNHQVESDTIVAVLDTGIWIKSPSFNDEGYGPPPPKWKGKCAKGANFTGCNRKVIGAQYFNLGGGASDGPISPVDLVGHGTHTSSTAAGVPVRDASLFGLAKGTARGGVPSARIAMYKVCWGVGCDDMDLLAGFDAAIADGVDIISVSIGGPSRRFFEDPMAIGSFHALKRGILTSCSAGNSGPDLQSVENVAPWIMTVAASSIDRQFVSTVKLGEGNTISGVSINTFTPKKQMYPLTNGDRAANSSTANYGNVSACDYGTLSASKVRGNIVFCRGRGQDSTIQELGGVGVIMSADQYTDMAFAYLIPATTVNFTDGELIDHYINSTKAPKAVIDKAVTVNMTAPFIASFSSRGPQVIALNILKPDVAAPGLDILAAYSQLVSLTGDTSDKRIVEYNILSGTSMACPHAAAAAAYVKTFHPKWSPAAIKSALMTTAKSMKIKPIGLALASGAGQINPRKALDPGLVYDLDVNSYVSFLCKEGYNDSAITAITGDRTSNCSSFPPAKGTDGLNYPSMHLQLVDPTSNNTNISAIFYRTVTYVGEGKTVYRAKVKSPKVLSVTVVPKVLSFTKQHQKRSFKVMVKGNFVRRKSWLMSASLVWSNCRHNVKSPILIYRPPV from the exons ATGAACAGTATGAGTGCAACAGTAGTCTTACTTGTGAGGAGTGAACATAAG TCTGGACTTCTTGACAGGCTGCGCTGTGCGGCCGCCATTAAGAGCAACAGtagcttttcagataaagcaatGGCTTTCAGTGGGCTATCAA CTACATTCATTAATGGAGCCAATGACAATGAAAGAAAG ACATACATCGTGTACATGGGAGAACTGCTGGAGGAGGGGATATCTACAGTGGATGAACACCACAATCTTCTGCAAGAAACAATTGGAAA TGAAAGGATAGCTAGAGAATCAAAGATACACAGCTACGGACGAAGCTTTAACGGGTTTGTGGCAAGACTGTTGCCTCATGAAGCTAAGAGCTTATCGC AGAAAAAGGGCGTCGTTTCAGTGTTTCCTAACACTGTACAAAAGCTTCGAACCACAAGATCGTGGGATTTCATTGGAATGCCGGAGACGGTTGAAAGAAACCATCAAGTAGAGAGCGATACCATAGTTGCTGTCCTGGATACAG GAATATGGATTAAGTCACCAAGTTTCAACGATGAAGGCTACGGTCCTCCACCTCCAAAATGGAAGGGCAAATGCGCCAAGGGTGCTAACTTCACTGGATGTAACAG AAAGGTGATTGGCGCACAATACTTCAATCTGGGAGGAGGTGCTTCGGACGGGCCAATTAGTCCAGTGGATCTTGTAGGACATGGCACCCATACATCCTCGACTGCTGCTGGCGTACCCGTTCGAGATGCGAGCTTGTTCGGCCTGGCCAAAGGGACTGCACGAGGAGGAGTGCCTTCGGCCCGTATTGCCATGTACAAAGTCTGCTGGGGCGTGGGATGCGACGACATGGACCTCTTAGCAGGGTTCGATGCTGCAATTGCTGACGGCGTGGACATCATATCAGTGTCCATCGGAGGACCTTCAAGAAGGTTCTTCGAGGATCCAATGGCAATTGGATCCTTCCATGCTCTGAAGAGAGGAATCTTGACTTCTTGTTCTGCAGGAAATTCCGGGCCTGATTTGCAATCCGTTGAGAATGTCGCCCCATGGATCATGACTGTAGCTGCTAGTAGCATAGATCGACAATTTGTATCGACCGTCAAGTTGGGTGAAGGAAACACAATATCT GGAGTTTCTATTAACACTTTCACACCCAAGAAACAAATGTATCCTTTAACAAACGGCGATCGTGCAGCAAATAGTAGCACGGCGAATTATGGAAATGTCAG TGCTTGTGATTATGGCACTCTAAGCGCGAGTAAAGTGAGAGGCAACATAGTATTCTGCCGTGGACGAGGCCAAGACTCCACCATTCAAGAATTGGGAGGAGTCGGAGTAATCATGTCAGCGGATCAGTACACAGACATGGCTTTTGCTTACTTGATACCTGCAACCACTGTAAATTTTACCGACGGCGAACTGATTGATCACTACATCAATTCGACCAA GGCCCCCAAAGCTGTTATAGACAAGGCAGTAACAGTTAATATGACGGCACCATTCATTGCATCCTTTTCATCCAGAGGGCCACAAGTGATTGCGCTCAACATTCTCAAG CCTGATGTTGCTGCACCAGGACTCGACATACTAGCTGCTTATTCCCAATTGGTTTCCCTGACTGGTGATACCAGCGACAAACGGATTGTAGAATATAATATCTTGTCAGGAACATCAATGGCATGTCCTCATGCTGCTGCAGCCGCCGCCTATGTGAAGACGTTTCATCCCAAATGGTCTCCTGCTGCTATCAAGTCTGCTCTGATGACTACCG CAAAATCAATGAAGATCAAGCCAATAGGTCTCGCATTAGCCTCCGGTGCAGGCCAAATCAACCCGAGAAAGGCATTGGATCCCGGGCTAGTCTATGACCTCGATGTCAACTCTTACGTAAGCTTTCTTTGTAAAGAGGGATACAACGACTCAGCCATTACAGCAATTACTGGTGACAGGACAAGCAACTGCTCAAGCTTCCCACCTGCCAAAGGAACTGATGGCCTGAACTACCCTTCCATGCACTTGCAACTGGTGGATCCTACGTCGAACAATACCAacatttctgcaattttctacCGCACGGTGACGTATGTTGGGGAAGGTAAAACAGTATACAGAGCAAAGGTTAAGTCGCCTAAGGTTCTGTCTGTCACAGTTGTTCCAAAGGTCCTGTCTTTCACCAAGCAACACCAGAAAAGGTCTTTCAAAGTGATGGTGAAGGGGAATTTTGTTCGGCGAAAGTCATGGTTAATGTCAGCATCACTTGTGTGGAGTAACTGTAGGCACAATGTCAAGAGTCCTATCTTAATATACCGGCCACCAGTTTAG
- the LOC113773326 gene encoding IQ domain-containing protein IQM3-like codes for MEVEAHALSSFDLNSSPDNFPFTTTAAREPPELRNSQPFRSSELLGYSESDHAPVREDLGSPVAAGGKCQDVGGSDLMAPVFSTLDSASPLANALAGEEPLPEKMGRCPSRAAMKLQKVYRSYRTRRMLADCAVVAEELWWQALDFARLNHSTVSFFNFSKPESAASRWNRVSLNASKVGKGLSKDAKAQKLAFQHWIEAIDPRHRYGHSLHLYYEEWCKGDAGQPFFFWLDLGDGKEVDLTACPRSKLRKQHIKYLGPKEREHYEYLVIEGKILHEQSGKPLDTTEGSPGAKWIFVMSTSKRLYAGEKKKGTFHHSSFLAGGVTLAAGRLVVIDGTLQSISPYSGHYRPTDDSFDTFLEFLKAHGVNLDEVEMSKANEDYENFGEAKTTKDESTSEVSTVSDSCETNAPDEGAVETIEAPKLEINVNYRRTLSGGLQSPKAEVPKTSILQRINSKKAARSYQLGKQLSLKWSTGAGPRIGCIADYPIELRIQALEFTNLSPRLSSTSATPIWGTLPSPIRLPSQELTNGDLKLSGI; via the exons ATGGAGGTCGAAGCTCACGCACTCTCTTCCTTTGATCTCAACTCCTCCCCTGATAATTTTCCTTTTACTACCACCGCTGCCCGTGAGCCTCCGGAGCTCCGAAATTCTCAGCCCTTCCGGAGCTCCGAACTTCTTGGTTACTCCGAATCCGATCATGCTCCCGTACGCGAGGATTTAGGATCTCCTGTCGCCGCAGGTGGTAAATGCCAAGACGTTGGTGGCAGTGACCTTATGGCTCCCGTTTTTTCAACTCTAGACTCCGCTTCTCCGCTGGCCAATGCATTGGCCGGAGAGGAGCCTCTCCCGGAGAAGATGGGAAGATGTCCTTCGCGTGCGGCGATGAAGCTGCAGAAGGTTTACAGGAGCTATCGTACCCGACGCATGTTAGCTGACTGCGCCGTGGTTGCCGAAGAGCTCTG GTGGCAGGCGTTAGATTTTGCTCGATTGAACCACAGCACGGTatctttcttcaatttttcgAAACCGGAGTCGGCTGCGTCGCGGTGGAATCGGGTCAGCTTAAATGCTTCCAAG GTGGGTAAAGGCTTGTCTAAGGACGCCAAGGCACAGAAATTAGCTTTTCAACACTGGATTGAGGCT ATTGACCCCCGGCACCGATATGGGCATAGTTTGCATCTATATTACGAAGAGTGGTGTAAAGGTGATGCTGGTCAACCCTTCTTTTTTTG GTTGGATCTTGGAGATGGCAAAGAGGTCGATCTCACAGCATGCCCACGCTCCAAGCTTCGTAAACAGCATATTAAGTATCTTGGACCA AAAGAAAGAGAGCATTATGAATATTTGGTCATTGAGGGGAAAATTTTGCATGAACAATCTGGGAAACCTCTTGACACAACAGAAGGTTCACCAGGAGCAAAATGGATCTTTGTGATGAGCACCTCTAAGAGACTCTACGCTGGTGAG aaaaagaaaggaaccttCCATCATTCCAGCTTTCTTGCGGGAGGCGTTACTTTGGCTGCTGGGAGGCTGGTGGTAATTGATGGAACACTTCAG TCTATATCGCCATACAGTGGACACTATCGACCCACTGATGATAGCTTTGATACTTTCTTAGAATTTCTGAAGGCACACGGAGTCAATCTGGATGAAGTTGAG ATGAGTAAAGCAAATGAAGATTATGAGAATTTTGGAGAAGCGAAAACGACAAAAGATGAATCAACTTCTGAAGTTTCAACAGTTTCCGATTCCTGCGAAACTAATGCTCCAGATGAAGGGGCCGTGGAAACAATTGAAGCTCCAAAACTTGAAATTAACGTCAACTATCGGAGGACTCTCTCTGGTGGGCTTCAGAGCCCAAAAGCAGAGGTGCCCAAGACGTCAATATTGCAAAGGATCAACTCAAAGAAGGCTGCAAGGTCTTACCAACTGGGGAAACAACTCTCTCTGAAATGGTCGACCGGTGCTGGGCCTAGAATTGGTTGTATTGCTGACTACCCTATAGAGCTGAGGATACAGGCCTTAGAGTTCACTAATCTCTCACCAAGACTGTCGTCTACATCTGCTACACCCATTTGGGGTACTCTTCCTTCGCCGATTAGATTGCCTTCGCAAGAACTCACTAACGGTGATTTGAAGTTGTCCGGCATCTGA